One window of the Lytechinus variegatus isolate NC3 chromosome 3, Lvar_3.0, whole genome shotgun sequence genome contains the following:
- the LOC121411289 gene encoding fas apoptotic inhibitory molecule 1-like, translating to MTDVVAVWSVALSDGIHKVQFEHGTTSGKRVIYVDNKEISRKNWMFKLVGREVFSISGTRAVINIDACSGFAYEYQLEVGGKSLEKFVEQRSRTCKVWTPTIEGVGHRIVLEKDSMDVWCDGCVLETAGEFVDDGTETHFELGGHACCIKAVSSGKRREGIVHSLIIDDREVPQTME from the exons ATGACTGATGTTGTTGCTGTGTGGAGTGTTGCCCTTAGTGATGGAATACACAAAGTCCAGTTTGAGCATGGGACTACAAGTGGAAAGAGAGTCATTTATGTAGATAACAAG GAGATAAGCAGGAAGAATTGGATGTTCAAGCTTGTCGGCAGGGAAGTATTCAGCATAAGCGGGACCAGGGCAGTTATTAATATAGATGCATGCAGTGGATTTGCATATGAGTACCAGTTAGAAGTAGGAGGCAAAAGCTTAGAGAAGTTTGTTGAGCAGAGAAGCAGAACCTGCAAAGTCTGGACACCGACCATAGAAGGAGTTGGACATAGGATAGTTCTTG AGAAAGATTCCATGGATGTTTGGTGTGATGGTTGTGTTCTAGAAACAGCA GGTGAATTTGTGGATGATGGTACAGAGACTCATTTTGAGCTAGGCGGACATGCTTGTTGCATCAAAGCAGTTAGCAGTGGAAAGAGGAGAGAGGGCATCGTCCATTCACTCATCATCGATGATAGGGAAGTCCCCCAAACAATGGAATGA